The DNA sequence AGGTCAGAACTAAACTGACTAATCATCACAGAATTAGTTAACAACAGTTTATATCATCAGTTTAAGTTTGTGTAGGAGAAAGTGTGAGAATCTGGCTGCTTTCATCTGATTTGAATTTAAAGtcaatattttcagtttcaggtcATTTCTTTACTCTTCTGATATTTTATGGAGCAAAGAAGACTTAAAAGAAACATTGCAATAATttctaattgtgttttgttttgtttgggggGGGTCAGGTTGGTTGAACTTTATCTGCAccttgtttgtgtttacatttgtacatAAATCAGAGTGTATGAGCAGCATCTGTTGGAACAAGGGATAAtctcatgcttttattttggtgttgAGCTGACTGATAATCAATCATGTGTAATAATTCTTTTTAAGGGAAATGAGCAAATGGGGCCTTGAGTGTTTCTCAGAGATGATGCAATATAAAATAGAGATTATTAAAAGAATATCAGGGGAGACACAGAGATTTGTCCCcctttttttaaggtttttagtTTGTCTGCTGGCTGTTGTGGtttatcttctgttttttgctttaataaagTGCTTTCTTACTGGTTCTTGtttgggatttaaaaaaatacgaCTTGGTTCACAGATTCAGTCTGAAAATGTATCTTTGCTAAAAACTGTTcgtctatatttatttatagttcACCTTGTCTCTTGTCCTTCACTGCTATATGTATTTTCTGCTCAGAATGAAATTTGTGCAGAGTTTGACTCTACAGGGAAAGTTTTTCTGAGCTCATCTTAACACTTGAGGATGCACGACTTGCGGGAGCTGATCTCAGTCTAATGATCATCCTAAAGAAGTGTGATCTGCAGGAGGAGCAGTTTCAGCTCAGGAGGAGTAGGAGACATCTGGTCAAGAGCAGTTCAACTGCAAGCTCAGGTAATTTTAGTTTCCATAGTAAAAGCTTTAGTTTCCATTTTTTAGCACCATTTTTTAAAGCCGACACTTCCACGAAAAAACCAATCAGTTCTCACAGTGAGGTGTGTGTCCCAGTCACAGTGTTGTCAGCGCccaataaaagcatgaatataaaaccataaaaataatacatttgtgccataaaacagatataaacaaaacattcagtAAATACTTACTCCTGCCGACCATTCCTTTAAGGGCCAGGATAAACCAAACTGGTTGTCAGTTGGCAGCGATGATCGGACAATTGGGGAGCATCTGTAACCCAGTCTATAGCCTGTACTGTAATGTCAGTCCAAGCAGTGGGTAAGCATCACCCCATCAATGAGAAAGACCACTCTGATTGGGCGATTGCTTAGTAAGAAGAAACCATAGTATGATGTACAGTTTGTAACTTCTTATCAGACACATCATTGATTTTGTTTGTATACACTTAAGTCCAATATCAAGCTTCCTTTTAAGTcaaaaatcctggaaaaagggGTAGAAGGACTACTTTTATGGAGCAGAATAAACAGAAATTTCAGTCAGGTTTCTGAAAAAAGCATTCAACTGAGACTGCTTATAATGATGGCTCTGGACTCTAAGCactatttcaaattttattttattttttttgtactttcagtttatcctgtaagttcagagTTGCTACACTGGATCATTAGTccaaatgttgatttggcacagtttttacaccggatgcttCCTGATGCTACCCAGTCCAATTTCAACCTCTGTTCGTTATAAAGTCGTAGTCTTACTTAATTTAACGTCTACTTTTGATATGTTGGATCATAGCATCTTGATAAATAGCCTTCAGTTTGAACCAGGGTTCTCTGTGTCTTTCAATGTTGCTCTTAACAACATTATGGCAAAGGTGGCTGTTCTGTCATGTGGAGTCCCAAAGGGCTCTGTTTTGGGTCTAACTTTATTCTTGTTGTATCTATTTCGTTTTGGTCAgattattcattgttttaagaatgtgtcttatttttatgcagatgatgttCTCAACAGTCCTCCACCAATCACAGcttcagtggtttgattcctggctacTCGTGTCATGTGGTTGAAGTGTCTTTGATCAACACACCGAACCCCACGTTAGTTGCATCCGCTGGGTCCTGGCCGCTTccccatatgtgtgtgtgaatgtgtgaatgagaagcagtgtgaagtgctttggCTGCTGATAACATAGAAAGATTTATTTAGGTctagactatttaccattttgcACTTGTAACATAAGCATGtacaataatgaaatgttttatttacatggaaaatacacacagaatcTAAAGGTTCTATCACTCGACTGCCAAAGCACAAAAGTCAATACGTCCCTTCACTCGCTTTATATCTTCCTGACAATTCCGGACAGAGCGACATGCTGCACAGATGGTCTCATACACATATTCTGGACTTTGTACGGAGGTACTTAAAGGAAGGATAACGTCCAGATAATCTCAGGAGCATCTCACTgggacatttgtgttctcacatcaCCTCTTGAGAGATTCAGTTAAAGTCATTCATATTTTGAGTTTAATGTCCTCCTCgagacatttaaataaatcagaCTTAAAcgttattttactgtttaaacttttaaacatgacacaaacactaaatctgTCACACAGTCACTGTGACATTACTCAGTCACTGTGTTGTCACCTGCTGTGATGTCATGTGGACCCAGTGACCTCACTCAGCGTCTCCAGGAGCTGGAAATAGTTATACTTGATGTCATAGTCCATGTCGTACCAAAAGTTCActgcaggaagaaaacaaatttaGTGATTGAAAgtccagaccatttaccataatatcaacaaaaataagaaatgagACACGACTTTATCATCCTGAAGGAAGTGTTGAACTAACATACCCCAATTTacataaaagcagcaaatcagAATATTTACAAACAAAGATTAAAGTATTATAGTAACATAGGTAACAGGAAGAGTAAGTCTGCATACTGAGCTCTGTGGTTATGTTTAcactaatataataatttacactatgtaaaaacacataataGTAAACATTTCCTAAAACGTTCTGTTCAAATATTCTAACTACTACTCTGATTATGTTATTGTTAAGTCTGTGTCTATAGCCAACAGAAGGAGATGGTATGAAGCAAAAATTAGTCCAAAATGCTTCAGCAAGACTAATGAGAGGAATTATCAAGACATCATACttcttcttcattagcttctctctgTTACCTCCCCATAAAATCCAGAATATCAGTTTGAACAGATGAACGTGGCACCTTCACACATCTGGAAATGGTACCCAAGGTTGAACCAGACTTGTGGAGGACCACAGTTCTCTTCCTGATATCTTGgctaatttcttttaatttcccaTGTCACAAAaggaagcagtgtgtttgaggtgtgcTCTACAAATACATCCCTGGGTGTGCTTCCAATTAACTCAAATGTTGTCAATCAACCCTATCAAAAGCTTCCAAagccatgacatcatcatctgtgcttttccaaattgtttaaAGGCATAGTGATCTCAGAGTATGTAAACCTCCAAATTTGAAGGAAGTAATTAAAAAATTCTCTCTCATTATTCTGGCATTTATAGAAAATAGATGTAATTCTTACTGACATAAAACAGGAAAATTTTAGTCTGCTTGCATCAGATGATTGCGTCAGTTTAGTCAGATGCATCTTTTTAAGCAGTATATGTAAACATCTAGTTTTTGCTGTATCTGCATCaacggcttgtcccttcaagggttgccacagcagaacatgttctgaacattgatttggcatgagtctTTCACGTGGATTCTGCCCagccattttatctgggctcgggaccggcaccaaggtggctcttAATGGCCGGGTGGGGCCACATCTGCAGTGGGATTCGATCCAacagccttctgtatcccaaacCATATTTGCATCAATGTACTAAAAGAGAAACTATTTTTAATAACTATAATGACCCATTTATTGTGTTATTGGATTAAAATTATTGATTCATTAATATGTAAACATCAGTAATATGTCAGCAGGTTGAGGTGAAACTGGTTTTAACCACTGTGtgcactgacagctgcttcatccacaGTAATACGTCAGCGTTTATTAGGTAATTTGTTTCAGCAAGGGAGTTAAAGCTGTCAGATACGTGGGCTGGAGAGAACGAACGAATAAGAAATCTTTTCTTCTTACCTGCAATGCAGCCATGTGATTGCTGTACGTGGTGGAACCACATAGATGGCAGATAGAGCATTTCTCCAGCTTTCACGCTGCAGCGAACCGGACTAGCTCTGCAGTACTGAGGATACCGCTCCAGATCTGGGTCCAGAGGGTCCAGAGGGATCCACGGGACCTGAGCAGGAGGTTTGGAAGGAAGGGGTTAGCTGGTATGCTTTAAATAGAGCAGAGAGGTATAAGaataacagacaaacacatgaacGCACCTTCTCAGAGTCGCTCTGATCAACAACCTCAAACTCACCGTTGTCCCGTTGGAGGTACACAGCCGGTTGATACACACCtgacacacagaaatgtttacCATGGTTAGGTGGATGTGGGTTGGGGCCTTTTTTGCAATATGCTGTGTGGTTGCCATGGTTATCCTAAAGCAGTGGTCACCATCCTTTTTCAAGCTGACATCACTTCTCATGTTCAAATATAGGCCAACAGTTCAAAATACCATTACATGCCATTCCAAATAAAGGAGATACAAGTACAGCTGAATAAGTTAATGTAGGTATTTGTAGGAGAAGCccaacaaaaaggaaacactgaGGTCTCCATGTCTGTTTCTGATGAGGACCACACTACCAACAGTGCACTCTTGgtgcacaaaacatgttttgtccaacaaaacattaataagCTGGGtggtcacagtgacacagtttgTTGGCATAATTGTAAATACCGTTGTTGTTTACTAAAGATAAGTCAGTGGATGAAACTCAGATCATCCTGCAGATTGTTCAGTTGACATCTACTGACCAGGATTAGCACCACTCATTAAATTAAGATGTTGCTAATGCTGCGATTTAAACCAGCAGGGGTTTAAATGTGTTGAGAACTACAGTACATGGTTTGAGAAAGGAGAGCAAATAATCAGTTTGTATTTAGTTCCATAAGGAGAGGCTTTTGGGTGGAAGTTGGTTCCTGTGTGTTGGGTGGGGAGGctggttgctatggttacagTGTTGGATTGAAGTTGGTTAATTTTGTTACCATAGGGGATGAATGGTCGGTCTGTCGGAGGCAGCAGGATGAAGGTTTTCTCTCCAGAAACCACACAGTAAAGATTCTCGTAGTGGTCTTTGTGcactgacacagaaacacaacaatcACACAGTATCAacatgtgtttgcacattttaaacagaCAGTATGTGACAGTTCAGATCTTACTGGAGGTGATTGCCTTCGCCTCTCCGAGCCAAAAATTCACAGCATCAGGACATTTTCCTAAAAGCAGATGTAAAAATTACAAGTCTGGAAGacaaaacagttttcattaGGTTGTTACTATTAGTTTGTCACTATAAGGGCCCATATCTCGGCTCCTGCCAATAACCCCTCTGACTGTGTCCTATGCCTGGCTGTGTTTGAGAAGTTTGAGCCTCTGACTCTCACTCTTAGAGGAAGTGATCGGCCAATTTAAGCCATCTGGCTCCCCTCAATATCCCATCCCTCCTAATTTTTTCCCCAGTATGGGGCAGTGAGTTTTGGCCATTATTAACAGTAGTCTGACTTCTGGTGTTGCCCTTGTAAGATTTAAACATGCTGTAGTGCAACTGCTGCTTAGGAAACCAGCCCTGTATCATACAATTTTGGCTAATTTTAGGCCCATCTCCAAGCTGCCCTTCATTTTGAAAATCTTATAGAAAGTAGTTTATGTGCAGTTGAAATCTTTTTTGGATAAGTAAAATGTTGTGGAGGTCTTTCAATCACAGAGTCAGCACTACTAAAGGTCTTTCATGACATTCTACTGGCAACTGACACTGGTGATTTTATGGTTCTTGTTCTGCTgcatctcactgctgcttttgATAGAGTAGACattgatattttaatattctgGGTATCTGTGGTAGTGCTCTAAAATACTGTGTGTCTTTCTCTATTATGGTTCTGTACAGTATTAGGATCAACTTTTCTCATCTTTGATGCcttttaaatctgtgtttattgttttttttttaa is a window from the Channa argus isolate prfri chromosome 16, Channa argus male v1.0, whole genome shotgun sequence genome containing:
- the jmjd7 gene encoding bifunctional peptidase and (3S)-lysyl hydroxylase JMJD7 isoform X1 encodes the protein MESVKKRLAEFSLEAHELYLNQSVPYLDKPPDPLHFYRNWISPNKPCIIRNAFNHWPALSRWTLDYLREKVGSKVISVAVTPNGYADAVSGDRFVMPEERQMRFSSVLDIMEGKVEKSGVFYVQKQCSNLLEELPELTDDLEPHVPWMSTALGKCPDAVNFWLGEAKAITSMHKDHYENLYCVVSGEKTFILLPPTDRPFIPYGVYQPAVYLQRDNGEFEVVDQSDSEKVPWIPLDPLDPDLERYPQYCRASPVRCSVKAGEMLYLPSMWFHHVQQSHGCIAVNFWYDMDYDIKYNYFQLLETLSEVTGST